ccaaaaatgcgacttatactccagtgcgacatatatgtttttttctttctttattatgcattttcggccggtgcgacttatactccggagcgatttataatccgaaaaatactctACCTAcggtactgtttacttgttgaaataccctttttagaacaaatatctacccaaatggccactttgttgctgccaaaaattgatttcaagtagtagtttgatattgacacatctaaTTTCTGCATATTTTACTCCAATAACCAAGAGGTACACTGCATATGGCCAACAATCACATTAGAGCTAGAGCATTGAAACTAGGACTGTGTAGGTGTAAAAATAGAAGAAACTGAATTACTTGACAAATCAGACTGATTTCGTGCATCGAAACATACGGactgtaaaaagtgacatgaCGTCAGACAAGGCAGGAACAAACTAGGAAAAATTAAATTTATATCATGCACTTTAATTTGTGTCAGTAGAAATGGTCAGAATTCAGCTTcaaataattccacttccaacTAGAGCAAAAATGTTGTCCTATGTGTTACACATATACACCAACTACAGTTGTAGTCCAAGAACCATTAAAAAATTACTACTgaataaatcagaagttactcgCAAGTTACTCAACTCTTACGTAGTTTTTTCAAAGAATACTTACTCACTgttactcaagtaattatttggatgactactttttactAATACTTTAGTCATATTACTCTAAAGTAATGGTACTCTTACTTGAAAACaattttggctactctacccacctctgtttgttCTCTCATAGTGAtgtattagtattatttatttgttgtaccatttattttataattgtttttacttttgtttaacTTGAGACCGAGCGAGCAcaagcagcagagaagaagcacaAACTAAGACATTGTCTTTTGCTACCCCGTCCACCTCCAACACTTCTGTGCTTAGGCTGCTATCAATTTTCCCACACACACCTTAGACTCCACAGTCACAAGCAGGCATTCAGACGGAAAGTTTAGCTAGCTCAGCTAGTCCAAAAGGAGAAGAAATGAATGATGGAGAATGTATCCTCGTTTTCAAggctgccatgatgatgtttcGTTGATATTTATAATAAAAGTGTTAGTGTGAACTGGGCAGCTGTAAGTAAGTtcttaaagtatttttttatctaATTCACTTGCATTTATATTTTGGTGTGTCGCAGGTTTTCAAGCAACTAAGAAGTCTGGCATCCCGACTCCTAGAGAAGTTCCTTCATCCATGCCAAGGGACCGCATCTCCTCGAGGGACCAGTTAAAGACCTCTACCTCTAAGAGGATTGTTTCTAGTGCTAGCACTTCTAGCCTCTCTACCTTGGCGAAACAAACGCGTAGTTCAACAAAGTGGCGTGGAGATGCAGAGGGCCAGGAAAAGGGCCTCCTGGAATGTCAGGTTAAAGAGTTGTTGGCTGAAGCTAAGGCTAAAGACTTGATGATTAGCAATCTTCGCATTGAGTTGCAACGCTGCCAAGATAAAGCTTTGACTTCCCCATCATCATCACCTGTCTCTAAGTCAACTCAAGATCTGTCTACAGAACATAATGAAAATGTTGCAGAGGCTATTGTACTAGTTGGGGAGCTGAGAGAAAAGAATGCAAAGTTTCAAAAAGAGCTGGCAAACCTGAGGGAGGAAAACCAAGTTCTCAAGAAAAGGCTTATGAGTTTTGAGAGCTCACTACTGCCAAACAGTCTTTCTAAACCTCAGAAAAATGGCCTGCCTTCAGAATGCAATTCTTTTGGTCCACAATTAGATCACCTCTCTTCCCCCAGCCTTCTTAAACCTTCTGTCTCCGCTACGTCTTTGAAAGACTCACCTTCACCTGACTCGTTAGGGTTTGAGAAAATTCTACGTTTAGAACCCCTCAGCAGCAGTGTCAGCGATGATGCCACTGCAGGTAGGCAAGATGTGTCGGTGCAAAGTCTAACAGAACAGATTCACAAGATGGAGGAAAATCACCATAGCACTGCTGAAGAGCTGCAAGCCACTCTGCACGAGCTCACTGACCAGCAGCAAGTGGTACAAGAGCTGACTGCAGAAAATGAACGTCTTGTTAACGAAAAGCTCCTCCTGCAAACCTCACTTCAGCAGCAAAGGGAACATTTAGAGCTGCTGGCCAAAAAGAACGAGGCACTCGCAAACCGATTTCAGGAGCAGGCCCTGGCTCAGTCCTTGAGAGAGGATAAGTTCAACAGCGAAGGTCCTCGACTTGTTGAACTGGAGCAAAGGTATGCGGAACTGGTTGAGAGCTCCCGCTTCGAAAGAGAGAAGCTCGTGAACATTCAGCAGCAGCTAACTAGCGGCCTACGCGCTCTTGAGAAGGAACACCAGGAGGCCCAGGGCCAGGTGCATTGCTTCAGAGAAGAGATGGACAGGGTGCACACCCAATTAAACAGGGAGTTAGAAGCCAAAGGTCACGCCGCAGAGTCTGCTGAAGAGCACAAGGCTACAGCAGATTCTCTCAGACTGGAAAACATTAGGCTGAAGGCACAGCTGGACATAGAAAGGCAAAAGGTGCgtgtcaagtttttttttagagTAATTGTGCATGCCTAAACTTGAAGATTGGAAAGGATGCTCAGAATTTAACTCCAGTGAGTTTACTTGAAGTTTAGTTTATTTGACACATTAACAATTCATGGGAGCTTGTCAGATTTATTTTGATaatcttaaataaaaaaagaatagcaTAAAATGACCACTCAGTCATAACATTGTCCAATGCTTAGTTATTAACCATTACCAAAATTCCCGATACCTTAGAGCGCACTTAAGTATAAACTGCACCCACCTCATTTTTGGACACATTTTAGAttgcacatacagtatatttgcCACACAGGTCTAGAGACAATAGCAGCTGTAAACATTGAAGCATGAAatagttacacacacacttgtgctcACTGAATTGAGttcagtttgagtttatttcgaacatgcatgcatacatgatatattacaatttccagtttctgtttttaacatgttcaaaaaggagtaggaagaagcaaatcttatttaatcctacctgtTGTCATTTACAAAGCAGTTGCTAACACTTGTGTTCATTTCGTGTTTTCAAttcattcacaatatactccataagtaataacattgaaaaaaaataaaaataagtagtgaagtaagttgtattacatatggtgagataaatagGATTATCAATAGATTCAGAGTGTTTTTCATGGTTGTTCTACTATgtgctttgtaaacactttaagtttgaagagtttcttgaattggatcatattagtacattgtttgatttctttgcttaatccattccataatttaattccacatactgatatactaaaggtcttaagtgttgtacgtgtgtacaaatattttaaaatacatttttctctaaggttatatttcttctctttttttgaaaataattgtttatttttgggTACCAGGTTATAGtgtgctttgtgcataattttagctgttttcacattcactatgtcgtggaatttcagtattttcaaTTCAATGAGGAAAGGGTCaaaatgttctctatatccaacataatgtattattctaactgatctttttgtaacacggttattaaattaagtgtacttttgtagttatttccccatataaCTCAGATAGGGTAACACtaacgagcagtagagaatatgaagtgatttttggtccaatgcatatttagctttattaatttttgacgtgtttcttgccaccttatgttatatattttttatatgaagATTTCCAACTCATTTTTATCATCTATCATTATACCTACAAATTtctccatatttctgcacaatagcTCAGTtttggtaacactagcaagcagtagaaaatatgaaGTTATTTATAAcatagaacatccatccatccatttcctaccgcttgctttatttattattgaaatgtttcttgctactttatgttgtatatttttatatgagatttccaggtAATTTCCTCatttattattacacccaaaaatgttatttattttactctttctttttctattctgtctatttgtgttagaTATtcctttctactgttaccaaataactttattttagttttacagaggtttaaggatagtctgtttttgtcaaaccatctttttaatttaatttcttctagtattatttgtattaacttctgtctgttctctcctgaacaaaacactgttgtatcgtccgcaaataataataatggtaataatattaatggattagattttatatcgcacttttctattattagatactcaaagcgctcacagagaagtgagaacccatcattcattcacacctggtggtggtaagctatatttgttgccacagctgccctggggtagactgacggaagccaggctgccagtttgcgcctacggctcctccgaccaccacctatcattcattcatccgtgtgagtggcaccgggggcaagggtgaagtgtcctgcccaaggacacaacggcagcgatttagaTATCAAGAGACGGGCAGCGAACCGACAACCCTCAGGCTCTACCCTAAACGCCATACTACTGCGCCATAATACCAACTGTACGTCTTCTGTAACTTTACAATTGTGATTTATGTCAAGATTGAACAATTTGGGCCTTTAAATGGTATCTAATTTTTTTTCCGTGCGGCGGCTGTTTAATTTTTCGATAGCTGGGTAGATCGTTTTTGGCTTTGGGGCTGCGTCGTATGCATTTTACATGgggagggtgagtccataacaaactaagggcctgatctactaagatccaaataccatgcGCTTGATTAACAGTGTGTGCAATTTATAAAGTAGTGTGTACTTTTACTGGGCTTTTTTCGCACGATATACTAACATTGCACATGCTATTCATAAccggtgcagaccgccttatttaaatgacgTCTTTGCAGGTGCAAGCGGCTTTCACCATGGAAACATTCGATCATATACTGCACTTTTATGTTATCATGCTTCGACCTACGGCGTTTTGCTATGTTTCCAAAATGCAGAAGACATACAGTATACGACTTGTTATGGGTTTTTTAGAAGCAGTCCCGCAGTGCATCTACATTGAAACCCACTGTAATTATTTGCTTGAAGGTGCCCTCATAGGAGAGAGGCAGTACCTACTGCGCTCAAGACACAAAAAATGCAAACTTTAATAAGTATTTTTCATACAGAAGATatgttaatatatattatatgtaaaaAACAAAGGTCATCAAAAAAACACGACAGAACACCAAAAAGCATCAATTGAAGTTGTTTTAATCAGACCCTTTAGTCACCCAGCAACAAAAATGTGTTGCTGAATTGACAAAATGTCTAATATTCTTATTtctgacagtccaaatatgttgacacacacttAGGATGGAGGATTCTCTGTCCATCCTGTGTCTTTGCAACACAAGCGCCTACTTTCTTAAAGCCATGTCCGTAAGTGTGTAAGTTTGCGCATACTTTTCAGACGTATTACataaaacgcaaaatagtgctCGCAAAGCAGTGATCAGTGTTGATGAATCACATTGTGTGTGCTATTTactatatttacatctttttctCTCAGTATTTTAGGCGTTTTGATAATTTTGCGTATATTctacatattaatgaagacagctCTTTATTCTGCTTACTTAACAGACAAAATCCACTGTGCCCAAGTTTAGTTAGATCAACTTtgtgtttgcacatgttttagtacacataaacctttagtagatcaggccctaaatggctgactgaatgattgtgtgagtgcGTTTGATTCAAATGTGATTAATTACATTAGTCTGATGCATCGATGCTTACTTTTTTTAGTGGAATGTGAAGCTTGTGAACCcggaaaaaaatccataaattagctgcagggttcaaagcgtgggaacAAAGTAGCAAGCGGCTTGTAGCCTGGAAATTATGGTAGTATTTTCATCTGACTGTACATCTAAGAACCAACAATAGTCATACATGCCAGTGGTTTATCCAGTCTTTTCTAGTTACAATAATGTCAGTGCTCTTTCTTCCGTTTTTTACTATGTAATTATGAAATCCGTAGCGTCACTGTCATCATTATCACAGTATCAAAACTATGAAAGATGTATTTTAATAGCATCATTATCTTCATAAGCATTTTAAGCTTTGATAACTGTTACTGCTGTCATGTGGTGTTTAGGCATGTAACCTTATATTTTCAGATAGATCAAAACCTAATGGTGGGTGACCAGAAGGTCATGCAGAGTACCAGCGATTGTACGGAGCTGCAGGACCTGCTGAAGATAGCCCATGGGGAGAGAGACCAACTGAAGCAGGAACTGAGAGAGCTGAGGCGGGACCTGTTGCAAGCCCAAGCTGAGACTGAGTATGCTCAAGCTACCATGTCCAAGGtaaagtaaatgttttttttttgtactttagtGATAATTGTTACTCTGATTTAAGCATACTTCATATCTCttatatttcactttttttgAAACAATGTTTGAGACTTTCTGGTGGAAGTTATCAATGAATCATGGGATGCCTTCACCATCAACGTTAGGGTGGTCCACCTTACATGTGTGAACAAAGACTAATCCTGTTGCTATTATCTTCTTGTGTATCGGGTAATATTTTCTTTACATTAGAAACACATATTTTACGAGGTTAGGTGGCCCCTGTTGTGCTTTTGTTGTTACTTTATTTTTCTATCTACATTTTAGTGTACATTGTAACATTTTTCACCAATCTAATTCTTTACCCAATGAACTAAATGTAGTTTGACCGAGTCAAGAGGACGCCAGCTTGGTTATTAACTACTCCCCTAGTCATGCGGATCCTAAATTCATAAATGCACACACAGATGGAGGCCAAAGGCCAGCAGATCCTGGAGAGAGCAGAGATAAGGGAGCAGGAGATGAGCAGTCGAGTGAGTGCTTTAGAGGAGGCGGGGATCCAGGCTGAAAAACAAGTGAAGGAGATGAAAGAAACCATCTTCGAGCTGGAGGACCAGGTCGAGCAGCAGCGGGCTGTCAACCTTCACACAAATCAAACTGTGCAAGACTTGGAAAGTATGTTTTATTAGCTCCTTATTTCGGTATTGGTCGTATACTGTATAATGTAAACCATGTAGTCTTCTAAGTGGGCCCATGTTGAAATTTTTATTCTACCGTTAACAGTTTCCATGACAATTTGTCAGTAACCCATGATTCCCTTCCTAAGTAGTCATGTAAGCTAGGTAATTTAGGCGTATACACATCATTCCCACTAGCTAAGACTTTTAACATGTAATTGCAGATCTTGTTAAAAAGTTGGAGGTGCAGAAAACTGATGAAGAACAAAAACTGAAAGTTTTCAGTAGACAAATGGAGGTAAGGTGGAGGAGAtatcttttgttattttgttttaacTGCTGCCCAACTCCATTAACATCAGACTTTCTATTTTTACATCCTCATTGCTCCTTGATTCTTTTAAATGGTCTGCATCATAGTATAGTATAATATAGTATAGAATCATGTATTGAGGAATATTTGGAAATGCTTACCCTAAGTATTTGTACAATGACTTTTGAGTATTTAATAAATGttcaaaacattagtaaaatgtaCTTAGTTTCTCCAGCCTTTAGGCATGTCTAAATGTCACAACTCATGCATTCTGACATGAATCAAATGCAGTTAGATGGATGAATGTTGCATGTGACCATAAACATTTATCTCCACTAAAATGgtcttttatttcttttttaattaGGAGGAAAAAGATGAGTGGCGTCGGTTCCAGGCTGATCTCCAGACAGCAGTGGTGGTTGCCAATGACATCAAGGTGGAGGCTCAACAGGAGCTGCGTACAGTCCGAAGGAAGCTGCAGGAGGAGCAGGCTCGCAGTGCACAGCTTTCTGCTAACATGGAGGTGCTACAAGGTGTCAGGTATGATAGCTACTTTTTTCTCCACAAACTTCCTTCTCATCTCTTgaagcaggagtgtccaaactttttccactaataCGCGTAGTGAAAAATCAAGGGATGGGGACTGTAACGCACTATGTAATAACGGTGTAATATGTAATAATCTAATACAATTTCACCTCAATATGTAATAACGtcacattttgtaaatattttctgCATTTTGTTATAAACTTTGATATTGGATTCTTGAAATTAAATAGTgaaacctcaatttacaaacacCTATTTGCTAACATTTTAGTTTACGAACGTTTAGATTGTGCCAAATATGCCTATTTGCTAACACTTTGGTTTACGAACCTATTTGCTAACATTTTGGTTTACGAACCTTTAGATCGtgccaaatatgcctctgtgtgcaAACCATGTCTCTGTGGATGAACGCTTAATTAAGTTACCTGAAGGCAAAAAAGCAGGGGAAAACATTGTTGAGGTGGAAGAACATCCACTTCACTTGTTGCACAGGAAGAGTCACGCATTAGCACTTCAGCATGTgtaccttttcttttctttttttgttgcctTTTGACAAGTTCTGTCCATTTTGCTGACTCAATAAGTGTCCCAATAACTCAACAGACCAACATGCAAAAAAGGCACATATCGCTGCGGAGTTAAAAAATAACATATTTCAGTGAGTTTATTTGTGACAAGTACAGTGGCACTCACAGGCATGACCACAGCAAAGTAACCTGTCacacctggatcatgttttgttttgtcatgttatgtttagattTTGGAAAAAATTCTTGTGACTTGGGCAAggcttgagtcctggggggcgtggcatgaactttggaagctgcagaaaaaacatttttttgtgtcttGGGAGGGGAGAAAAAGTCGCACGGGGCAAGCCTGTCAGACAGCGTTGAGGGACAAGTCCTGCCCCTCTTTAGCACGTGCCTGTGCATTGCTCCGGGCCGCCGCCGAGGCGCTCGCGTCCCAGGTGGTGTGTCGTCACCGCGGGATGAGCCAGGTGCTCGCGGGCCATCCGGATGTCCTCCCCAGCACCTGGCTCATCGCGCGGTGACGACACACCACCTGGGACGCGAGCGCCCTGGCGGCGGCCCGGAGCAGTGCACAGGCACGTGCTAAAGAGGGGCAGGACTTGTCCCTCAACGCTGTCTGACAGGCTTGCCCCGTGCGacttgacaaaacaaaacatgatccaggtgtGACAACCAACCACATAGTTTTAGTCGTAAAGAGAACTATATTTTGTGGAAAAAGTTGTCGGATCAGCCGTATTTAATAGTGGAGGTAAAGACATTTTCTCTTTTCTCATTCAAGTACAGGCCCTTGCTCTTCCAGGGCATAAAAAGAGCAGATCCTATCTCCCTAGTTCGTTCCTTTTCCCTTTGTTCCTTTCTCTTCAGTAATCTGCTCTTGTTAAATTTCTTTGTTGTTGAAGTTAAGGATTTTGAGATTTTGTTTTGTGAAAGGGCACAAAAGtaacttgtgtgtgtgcgcgtgttggCAGAGCACAGAATACAGCAgctagttgttgttgttgattaaaCTTTTTTATTAAATAGATAGTTGATCTATcacctccttgttatgtttgtttgatatacggtactgtatagcactttaaattgtgttcaaagtgtacaaactttactaaaatatggaacTTTGTAGAGGCttgaacccattattcatatttacattgtttcttaggGAGAAGTAtgcaaacttttctatttacgaGCCATGTTCAaaggggcggtacagctcggttggtagagcggctgtgccagcaacttgagggttgcaggttcgattcccgcttctgccatcctagtcactgccgttgtgtccttgggcaagacactttacccacctgctcccagtgccacccacactggtttaaatgtaaattaaatattgggtttcactatgtaaagcgctttgagtcactagagaaaaagcgctatataaatataattcacaattcacaactagatgttttttgtttttcctatAGTTTTTCTAATCAAGGTATCAATTTCGGTGGTTTATTACTAGGGTTGTCGAAATTAATGTCTTAACACATCAGAATAAGAAAGTTAATTAATCCCggaggggaaattaacattt
The window above is part of the Nerophis ophidion isolate RoL-2023_Sa linkage group LG04, RoL_Noph_v1.0, whole genome shotgun sequence genome. Proteins encoded here:
- the specc1 gene encoding cytospin-B isoform X4 yields the protein MMKTGATKSGLPKTGLPKAGLPKTGLPKAGLKDRAEQASSAFCSSSTTSTNMRTSRSSNTLASDQRLSRLKRANSDDTLTKPALGAAASGSRMKKTVTTGAIADLAEGGPRSLSSFQATKKSGIPTPREVPSSMPRDRISSRDQLKTSTSKRIVSSASTSSLSTLAKQTRSSTKWRGDAEGQEKGLLECQVKELLAEAKAKDLMISNLRIELQRCQDKALTSPSSSPVSKSTQDLSTEHNENVAEAIVLVGELREKNAKFQKELANLREENQVLKKRLMSFESSLLPNSLSKPQKNGLPSECNSFGPQLDHLSSPSLLKPSVSATSLKDSPSPDSLGFEKILRLEPLSSSVSDDATAGRQDVSVQSLTEQIHKMEENHHSTAEELQATLHELTDQQQVVQELTAENERLVNEKLLLQTSLQQQREHLELLAKKNEALANRFQEQALAQSLREDKFNSEGPRLVELEQRYAELVESSRFEREKLVNIQQQLTSGLRALEKEHQEAQGQVHCFREEMDRVHTQLNRELEAKGHAAESAEEHKATADSLRLENIRLKAQLDIERQKIDQNLMVGDQKVMQSTSDCTELQDLLKIAHGERDQLKQELRELRRDLLQAQAETEYAQATMSKMEAKGQQILERAEIREQEMSSRVSALEEAGIQAEKQVKEMKETIFELEDQVEQQRAVNLHTNQTVQDLENLVKKLEVQKTDEEQKLKVFSRQMEEEKDEWRRFQADLQTAVVVANDIKVEAQQELRTVRRKLQEEQARSAQLSANMEVLQGVRSQGDDLKAAEFEGSRPWCSMIPSPPVDTNGDADTEPGATVKSLIQSFDTVEHSGPAVHAFQIQSSPRSPLSGIPLRTAPAAAVSPIQRQSHIKPLSKLLEKRITHGNFVHPLNILSGSGEDMKSTILMRKSPSLESIFKSPASLRNRTASFNCNQANSKFSVERQDPLASLAQEYGGSKRNALLKWCQKKTQDYPNIDLTNFSSSWSDGLAFCALLHTYLPAHIPYQELITQDKIRNLTLAFQAAESVGIKTSLNVEELMKTDRPDWQSVMQYVSQIYTYFET
- the specc1 gene encoding cytospin-B isoform X5; this encodes MMKTGATKSGLPKTGLPKAGLPKTGLPKAGLKDRAEQASSAFCSSSTTSTNMRTSRSSNTLASDQRLSRLKRANSDDTLTKPALGAAASGSRMKKTVTTGAIADLAEGGPRSLSSFQATKKSGIPTPREVPSSMPRDRISSRDQLKTSTSKRIVSSASTSSLSTLAKQTRSSTKWRGDAEGQEKGLLECQVKELLAEAKAKDLMISNLRIELQRCQDKALTSPSSSPVSKSTQDLSTEHNENVAEAIVLVGELREKNAKFQKELANLREENQVLKKRLMSFESSLLPNSLSKPQKNGLPSECNSFGPQLDHLSSPSLLKPSVSATSLKDSPSPDSLGFEKILRLEPLSSSVSDDATAGRQDVSVQSLTEQIHKMEENHHSTAEELQATLHELTDQQQVVQELTAENERLVNEKLLLQTSLQQQREHLELLAKKNEALANRFQEQALAQSLREDKFNSEGPRLVELEQRYAELVESSRFEREKLVNIQQQLTSGLRALEKEHQEAQGQVHCFREEMDRVHTQLNRELEAKGHAAESAEEHKATADSLRLENIRLKAQLDIERQKIDQNLMVGDQKVMQSTSDCTELQDLLKIAHGERDQLKQELRELRRDLLQAQAETEYAQATMSKMEAKGQQILERAEIREQEMSSRVSALEEAGIQAEKQVKEMKETIFELEDQVEQQRAVNLHTNQTVQDLENLVKKLEVQKTDEEQKLKVFSRQMEEEKDEWRRFQADLQTAVVVANDIKVEAQQELRTVRRKLQEEQARSAQLSANMEVLQGVRSQGDDLKAAEFEGSRPWCSMIPSPPVDTNGDADTEPGATVKSLIQSFDTVEHSGPAVHAFQIQSSPRSPLSGIPLRTAPAAAVSPIQRQSHIKPLSKLLEKRITHGNFVHPLNILSGSGEDMKSTILMRKSPSLESIFKSPASLRNRTASFNCNQANSKFSVERQDPLASLAQEYGGSKRNALLKWCQKKTQDYPNIDLTNFSSSWSDGLAFCALLHTYLPAHIPYQELITQDKIRNLTLAFQAAESVGIKTSLNVEELMKTDRPDWQSVMQ
- the specc1 gene encoding cytospin-B isoform X3; its protein translation is MMKTGATKSGLPKTGLPKAGLPKTGLPKAGLKDRAEQASSAFCSSSTTSTNMRTSRSSNTLASDQRLSRLKRANSDDTLTKPALGAAASGSRMKKTVTTGAIADLAEGGPRSLSSFQATKKSGIPTPREVPSSMPRDRISSRDQLKTSTSKRIVSSASTSSLSTLAKQTRSSTKWRGDAEGQEKGLLECQVKELLAEAKAKDLMISNLRIELQRCQDKALTSPSSSPVSKSTQDLSTEHNENVAEAIVLVGELREKNAKFQKELANLREENQVLKKRLMSFESSLLPNSLSKPQKNGLPSECNSFGPQLDHLSSPSLLKPSVSATSLKDSPSPDSLGFEKILRLEPLSSSVSDDATAGRQDVSVQSLTEQIHKMEENHHSTAEELQATLHELTDQQQVVQELTAENERLVNEKLLLQTSLQQQREHLELLAKKNEALANRFQEQALAQSLREDKFNSEGPRLVELEQRYAELVESSRFEREKLVNIQQQLTSGLRALEKEHQEAQGQVHCFREEMDRVHTQLNRELEAKGHAAESAEEHKATADSLRLENIRLKAQLDIERQKIDQNLMVGDQKVMQSTSDCTELQDLLKIAHGERDQLKQELRELRRDLLQAQAETEYAQATMSKMEAKGQQILERAEIREQEMSSRVSALEEAGIQAEKQVKEMKETIFELEDQVEQQRAVNLHTNQTVQDLENLVKKLEVQKTDEEQKLKVFSRQMEEEKDEWRRFQADLQTAVVVANDIKVEAQQELRTVRRKLQEEQARSAQLSANMEVLQGVRSQGDDLKAAEFEGSRPWCSMIPSPPVDTNGDADTEPGATVKSLIQSFDTVEHSGPAVHAFQIQSSPRSPLSGIPLRTAPAAAVSPIQRQSHIKPLSKLLEKRITHGNFVHPLNILSGSGEDMKSTILMRKSPSLESIFKSPASLRNRTASFNCNQANSKFSVERQDPLASLAQEYGGSKRNALLKWCQKKTQDYPYWSVKMTKRKPGKRWRRTGKEVDSNKRSRRTLQLSSGPAATNVNVETDEQCLRGSSRITLQGAVLPEGAQKTALQIGHIQPPGVHAGCTTLEHQASPYPQEY